A part of Candidatus Saccharibacteria bacterium genomic DNA contains:
- a CDS encoding A/G-specific adenine glycosylase has product MQPNEFRELVWDKARQLYRDMPWRDEPTFYHVLVSELMLQQTQVSRVLVKYAEFMEVFPTIQALAAASLADVLKVWTGLGYNRRAKYLHLAAKQVVEHGEPATLEGLVALPGVGKNTAGAIMNYVYNSATPFVETNIRSVYFHHFFAGETTVSDKELLELVAATIDPEHPREFCWALMDYGAELKAAGLARLGTSKHYKKQPPLAGSVREVRGQVVRLLAAGPLTLRDLKVRAGADERFERALNGLVDDGLVRRQGTMICLTDDGVVGDNRNDD; this is encoded by the coding sequence ATGCAGCCAAATGAGTTTCGCGAGTTGGTGTGGGACAAAGCGCGCCAGCTGTACCGAGACATGCCCTGGCGCGATGAGCCGACGTTTTACCACGTGCTGGTAAGTGAACTGATGTTGCAACAAACCCAGGTTTCACGCGTATTGGTAAAATACGCCGAATTTATGGAAGTGTTCCCAACCATTCAGGCACTGGCGGCGGCTAGCTTGGCAGATGTATTAAAAGTGTGGACAGGCCTCGGCTACAACCGTAGGGCTAAGTATCTGCACTTGGCAGCAAAACAGGTGGTAGAGCACGGCGAACCGGCAACACTCGAAGGACTAGTTGCCTTACCAGGAGTCGGCAAGAACACGGCCGGTGCCATCATGAACTATGTTTACAATAGTGCGACGCCGTTTGTTGAAACCAATATTCGCTCTGTGTATTTTCACCATTTTTTTGCAGGCGAAACGACAGTGAGTGATAAAGAGCTGCTAGAGCTAGTAGCAGCAACTATCGACCCCGAACACCCGCGCGAATTTTGCTGGGCGCTCATGGACTATGGTGCCGAGCTAAAAGCCGCTGGCCTGGCACGGCTTGGCACCAGTAAACACTACAAGAAGCAACCGCCGCTTGCGGGCAGTGTGCGTGAAGTGCGCGGCCAGGTAGTACGCCTACTAGCTGCTGGTCCGCTGACTTTGCGAGATCTCAAAGTGAGGGCCGGGGCAGACGAACGATTTGAGCGTGCACTGAACGGTCTTGTTGACGATGGGTTGGTGAGAAGACAAGGTACAATGATTTGTTTGACCGATGATGGGGTGGTGGGGGATAATAGGAATGATGACTAA
- a CDS encoding MBL fold metallo-hydrolase gives MEITKYAHACFIATKDGQSVVVDPGELSSDFTVPKNPVAVVVTHIHSDHWSANYLTQMPNVPVFAPDDAANRLRELNLNVTVVKPGETKQVGNFKLTFTGGEHALIHPDIPMCRNVGVLINDGEVYYPGDSFASAGMPIETLAVPIAAPWMKTAEAMDYLIQVRPIRAFPTHDAVLSEAGKQFVDNWMKQAAEKSGTIYERISFAVILSQDQHEMGLAETSDGPIHFTRLAARAVLTNDKGQVAVMHFTKTGSYKLPGGGIDEGEEIIAALEREVLEETGHTITDIRPLGTVDENRYFCGMHQVSYCFTARVVDFVGTQLTEKEASEGMNLRWASSIDEAIAWIQSGNTVDEDGSASGLAMMKTRDIAILNAAR, from the coding sequence ATGGAAATTACGAAATACGCCCATGCCTGTTTTATCGCAACCAAAGATGGCCAATCGGTGGTTGTCGACCCGGGTGAGCTATCTAGCGACTTTACTGTTCCTAAAAACCCAGTCGCCGTGGTTGTCACGCATATTCATAGTGACCATTGGAGTGCTAATTACCTTACCCAGATGCCAAATGTACCAGTATTTGCTCCTGACGATGCGGCCAATCGGCTACGCGAACTCAACCTTAACGTGACAGTTGTTAAGCCAGGGGAAACAAAACAAGTAGGTAATTTCAAACTCACTTTCACTGGCGGCGAGCATGCGCTCATTCACCCCGACATACCTATGTGTCGAAACGTCGGCGTGCTGATAAATGATGGTGAAGTGTACTACCCCGGTGACTCATTTGCGTCAGCTGGTATGCCAATAGAAACACTTGCCGTTCCCATAGCAGCGCCATGGATGAAAACTGCAGAAGCCATGGATTATCTTATACAAGTTCGACCGATACGCGCCTTCCCCACACATGATGCCGTGCTGAGCGAAGCTGGTAAACAATTCGTCGACAACTGGATGAAGCAGGCAGCCGAAAAATCAGGAACGATATATGAGCGAATTAGCTTTGCTGTTATTCTTTCGCAGGACCAGCACGAAATGGGACTTGCCGAAACAAGCGATGGGCCGATTCACTTTACGCGGCTCGCCGCTCGCGCTGTTCTGACGAATGACAAAGGCCAAGTGGCCGTGATGCACTTCACCAAAACCGGGTCATACAAACTGCCGGGCGGTGGAATTGATGAAGGCGAAGAAATCATCGCTGCACTTGAGCGCGAAGTGTTAGAAGAAACCGGCCATACGATAACTGACATTCGACCGCTCGGCACGGTAGACGAAAACCGGTATTTTTGCGGTATGCACCAAGTGTCGTATTGCTTTACGGCACGGGTGGTCGACTTTGTGGGCACGCAGCTCACCGAAAAAGAAGCGAGTGAGGGCATGAACCTACGCTGGGCCAGCTCTATCGACGAGGCCATAGCCTGGATACAGAGTGGTAATACTGTCGACGAAGATGGCAGCGCCAGCGGCCTTGCCATGATGAAAACACGCGATATCGCAATACTCAATGCCGCACGATAA